In Mytilus galloprovincialis chromosome 1, xbMytGall1.hap1.1, whole genome shotgun sequence, the following are encoded in one genomic region:
- the LOC143054032 gene encoding neurensin-1-like, giving the protein MSESTESKNFTDDGLAEEEHEILSKTSTVLEEADPEKKKKKSGCPVYFGVKSYLHEFYDPNSSVKDPSIYEEDDDFALLLNPRSRRRRCPPIWLKVCIWSGANLLLFGIVGILVGYTVPRKSMVTKLSEDQNLGYIDHSAVSFNTTLDLCKLVGLILFCSGGIIFAMSLLFPSFLTSYCDDDVSEDSIRIPIADEKTPLSPIEMSIPSTSKVKSVQPNRVAFKDDFPTKDVRFMD; this is encoded by the coding sequence ATGAGTGAAAGTACAGAATCGAAAAACTTCACTGACGATGGATTAGCTGAGGAAGAGCACGAAATTCTATCAAAAACATCAACTGTTCTTGAAGAAGCCGATcctgaaaaaaagaagaagaaaagtgGGTGCCCAGTTTATTTTGGAGTGAAGTCATATTTACACGAATTCTACGATCCCAATTCTTCTGTTAAAGATCCGAGTATATACGAGGAAGATGACGACTTTGCTCTGCTATTAAATCCGAGATCAAGAAGACGGCGATGTCCTCCAATCTGGCTGAAAGTATGTATCTGGAGCGGTGCCAACTTGCTATTGTTTGGCATTGTCGGTATCCTTGTAGGGTATACAGTTCCAAGAAAATCTATGGTAACAAAACTAAGTGAGGACCAAAATTTAGGATATATTGATCACAGTGCTGTATCATTTAATACTACTCTTGATTTATGTAAGCTGGTTGGTTTGATTCTATTTTGTTCTGGTGGAATTATATTCGCTATGTCGCTTCTATTTCCCAGCTTTTTGACCAGTTATTGCGACGATGACGTCTCTGAAGATTCTATAAGAATACCCATTGCTGATGAAAAAACACCATTGAGCCCGATCGAAATGTCGATCCCCTCAACTTCCAAAGTTAAAAGTGTTCAGCCAAACAGAGTAGCATTTAAAGATGATTTTCCGACAAAAGATGTGCGTTTTATGGATTAA